From the genome of Pseudomonadota bacterium:
TCACCGAACATATTATTATGGAAAATTTTGTCGTTACAATAACCTGCCTGGTCATTGGCATGGCAATAAGACGAATTCCTGCTTTCCCCAAAGAGACGGGAAAGGTACTGAATCTGTTTGTCATTTACATCTCGCTGCCGGCGCTTGTCCTGCTTAAAATTCCTGAACTGGTCTTCTCAAAAAATTTACTGGTGCCCGCCTTGATGCCCTGGGTGATGCTGCTGCTCTCCTGCTTTGCGATACTGCTCCTGGCTAAAATCTTAAAATGGGACCGGTCGACTACGGGTTGTCTTCTCCTGTTGATTCCGCTAGGGAACACGTCGTTTCTTGGAATCCCGATGGTCAAGGCCTTTTTCGGCGATCAGGCAATTCCCTATGCCGTCCTCTATGACCAGCTTGGTTCTTTCCTGGCATTGACCACCTATGGCTCCTTTATTCTGGCCCTTTACGGATCAGGAGAGAATAAACCGACAATAGCCAGTGTAATTAAAAAAAATATTTCGTTCCCGCCGTTTATTGCATTGATCCTTGCCTTTCTGTTTAAAGCTCTGCCGTATCCCGCGATGGCGGCAAGTCTTTTAAGCGTCCTGGCCTCGACCCTGGTGCCATTGGTCATGATAGCCGTGGGTTTTCAACTGACATTACGTCTGAATCGCGAGACAACCTGGCACCTTGGCATCGGCCTCTCAATAAAATTGATTGCCGCGCCGATCACGGCATTATTGCTCTGCAAAACAGCGGGATTGACCGGAGAAGCAGTACAGGTGGCAATATTTGAATCCGGCATGCCGCCCATGGTTTCGGCCGGGGCCTTGGCAATTCTTGCCAATCTCTCCCCTAAACTCACCGCAGCCCTGGTTGGAATCGGCATTGTCTTGAGTTTCATTACCCTGCCCTTTCTTTATCAAATCCTGTAAAACACAAAAAACAACGAATTAATTTGATCACAGGCACAATATCCAATAGTCTCTTTTCAGGAAGAGGCGATTGGAACTGGCAATCTGGATTTCATCAAACCGAGGAAGTCAACAGCTATCGACTGAAGTCGA
Proteins encoded in this window:
- a CDS encoding AEC family transporter, encoding MENFVVTITCLVIGMAIRRIPAFPKETGKVLNLFVIYISLPALVLLKIPELVFSKNLLVPALMPWVMLLLSCFAILLLAKILKWDRSTTGCLLLLIPLGNTSFLGIPMVKAFFGDQAIPYAVLYDQLGSFLALTTYGSFILALYGSGENKPTIASVIKKNISFPPFIALILAFLFKALPYPAMAASLLSVLASTLVPLVMIAVGFQLTLRLNRETTWHLGIGLSIKLIAAPITALLLCKTAGLTGEAVQVAIFESGMPPMVSAGALAILANLSPKLTAALVGIGIVLSFITLPFLYQIL